GGATTCATGAGCCGGGCTACCCGCGTGATATTGCCGCCTTTTCCGGCAGCATCCCAGCCCTCATAAACGATAATGAACGGGATCTTTCGCTTGAAGAGAAGGGAATGAAGTTCCAGCATCTCTATCTGGAGATCTTTGAGTTTTTCCTGACAGTCTTCCTTTGAATAGGATGATTTGGATGAGGAACTTCGCTGAACCGGCACTTTTGGGGGTTTTTGGATACTTTTGCTCTTTCCTTTTTTTGATTGTCCTTCCTGGGCTTCCAGGATTCTTTTTTCCAGCGTTTTTATAAGCGAAGTGTAGATTTTCAGAATGGTGTATTTCCGGTCAGTTGATTCAATGACGTGCCAGGGGGCAGAACCGGTATCGGTATTTTCTATGAATTCATCGATGACGGGCAGGTATATATCATAATGGTGATGGAAATCCCAGATGCGGGGAGTGACAAGCCATGCGGTCAGCGGGTTTCGCTCCCGCTCAAGCAGGCGCATCTTCTGTTCTTCCTTGCTGATGTGTAAAAAATATTTGAGGACCACCGCACCATTATCGGCAAGCTGGCGCTCGAAATTATTGATAGAATTGATCTTGTCTTTCATTGTTTTTTTCCAGCCAATGCTGGAGAGTTTCTCAGCAAGAGCCCGGCTGTACCAGCTGCGGGCAAAAATTGCTATCCTCCCGTTTGAGGGAGTCCGCAGCCAGAATCTCCACATGAATGGCCGGGCCCGTTCCTCATCGGTGGGATTGTCAATGGCATGCAGGTTGAAACCACGGGGATCTAATGACTGGATGATCTCAGCAGTGGACATGGAGATGCCCGCCGCATTCCACCCTTCGATCACGACAATAACCGGGATATTCAGGTCGCGAAGTGTCCTCTGGAGGATTCCCAGTCGCTCTTTTAAAGGACCTATTGATTTTTCAAAGGATTCATCATCGATTGTCTTGGTCAGGTCCAGCTTTTCAAACACCCATATCAGCTCCCGCAGATGTACTCCAGGGTTTGGAATAATTACATCGAATCGTAGGGTACCCACAGTTAATATAACTACCAGTGAATCCGTGAAGGATTTCCGCAATTCGCATAACTTACCGGAAATTGAGAAAAATATCAAATAAATTTAAATAAGCAAGAACGCATTTGCCTTCCATTTATGTAGTACCGTGTTGAATGAAGATCTGGATTTGATTCATTATCTCATACCTCACAGCCGGAATAATAATCGGCAAGGTGCGGGAAAGAAATCAGACCGGTCAAAATGGACGTGGATGAATGGTTACTGACAGTGGGTCCACTATTGCCTGGCTTATCACCGCATCAGCGCTCGTAATGCTGATGACCCCCGGTGTAGGTTTTTTCTACGGCGGGCTTGTGCGGAAGAAGAATTTTATCTCGATGATCACCCTCTCCTTTGTTGCATTTGCTCTGGTGAGTCTCCAATGGATTTTTATCGGGTATACCCTGTCCTTCGGGCAGGATATTGGCGGAGTAATTGGCAACCTGGGAATGCTCGGGTTGAACGGAGTAAGTATGAATTCTGGAGACGCCGGGTATCCCCCGCTGCTCTTTATGCTCTTCCAGATGACCTTTGCGGCAGTCACTGTGGCAATCGTCACATCGGGTCTGGCCGAAAGGGTGAAACTGAGTTCATTCATTCTCTTCTCGCTGCTCTGGACAACACTGGTGTATGACCCCATCGCCCACTGGGTTTGGGGCGGGGGCTGGCTGGCTGCGATCGGAGCCATAGATTTTGCCGGAGGAATGGTCGTCCATATCAGTGCCGGATTTGCCGCACTTGCCATTGCTGTTGTCATAGGGAAGCGTGCGGGTTACGGGCAATATACCATGGAACCGCACAATATCCCGATGACGCTGCTGGGGGCTGCCCTGCTCTGGTTCGGCTGGTTCGGTTTTAATGGGGGAAGTGCCCTTGCCGCAAACGGTATGGCGGTGAATGCGATTGTCGTGACCAATACTGCCGCTGCTGCAGGCGCATTGTCCTGGATGGCGATCAGCTGGTACTATGGCAAGCCGAGCTCCCTGGGAATGATTACCGGTGCAGTGGCGGGCCTGGGTACGATTACCCCCGCTGCCGGCTATGTAACACCCTTAACCGCAGTCCTTATCGGGGCCATTGCCGGTATAGTCTGTTACAAGGCAATGCTCTGGAGAATAAAGAGTGGGATGGATGAGAGCCTTGATGCATGGGCGGTGCATGGGGTCGGGGGATTCATGGGCACGATCTTTGCCGGGATTTTTGCCACGACGGCGGTCTGCAGTTATTCCGGGCTGCTTGAAGGCAATGTCCACCAGTTCACGGCAAATGTGATCGGGGCGGTTGTTGTTACCATATATGCGTTTGTCGTGACCAGTGTGATCGCAATTGCCATTGACAGGACGGTAGGACTCCGGGTAAGCGAGGAAGAAGAATATGTCGGGCTGGATCTCTCGCAGCATGGGGAATGCTGCCGGTGAGATCATCTTTTTTAGGCACTGTTGAAA
The sequence above is drawn from the Methanomicrobiales archaeon HGW-Methanomicrobiales-1 genome and encodes:
- the pap gene encoding polyphosphate:AMP phosphotransferase, translating into MFEKLDLTKTIDDESFEKSIGPLKERLGILQRTLRDLNIPVIVVIEGWNAAGISMSTAEIIQSLDPRGFNLHAIDNPTDEERARPFMWRFWLRTPSNGRIAIFARSWYSRALAEKLSSIGWKKTMKDKINSINNFERQLADNGAVVLKYFLHISKEEQKMRLLERERNPLTAWLVTPRIWDFHHHYDIYLPVIDEFIENTDTGSAPWHVIESTDRKYTILKIYTSLIKTLEKRILEAQEGQSKKGKSKSIQKPPKVPVQRSSSSKSSYSKEDCQEKLKDLQIEMLELHSLLFKRKIPFIIVYEGWDAAGKGGNITRVARLMNPLGYDVIPIAAPNEDEKQYHYLRRFVKYFPIAGHVAIYDRSWYGRVMVERVEGFCSENEWQRAYQEINEMEQDYVESSGGGILKFWLEIDKDEQLKRFKQREEDPLKQYKITDEDWRNREKWELYDSAVEEMLARTNTPYAPWVVIESDEKWYARVKALKTVIRHVEKLL
- a CDS encoding ammonium transporter, which translates into the protein MVTDSGSTIAWLITASALVMLMTPGVGFFYGGLVRKKNFISMITLSFVAFALVSLQWIFIGYTLSFGQDIGGVIGNLGMLGLNGVSMNSGDAGYPPLLFMLFQMTFAAVTVAIVTSGLAERVKLSSFILFSLLWTTLVYDPIAHWVWGGGWLAAIGAIDFAGGMVVHISAGFAALAIAVVIGKRAGYGQYTMEPHNIPMTLLGAALLWFGWFGFNGGSALAANGMAVNAIVVTNTAAAAGALSWMAISWYYGKPSSLGMITGAVAGLGTITPAAGYVTPLTAVLIGAIAGIVCYKAMLWRIKSGMDESLDAWAVHGVGGFMGTIFAGIFATTAVCSYSGLLEGNVHQFTANVIGAVVVTIYAFVVTSVIAIAIDRTVGLRVSEEEEYVGLDLSQHGECCR